In Symmachiella dynata, the following are encoded in one genomic region:
- a CDS encoding alanine/glycine:cation symporter family protein: protein MRKTFSCVIVALVAATFFAFPPPSSAQETPSPSPSESAAEANEATETSPAEPKTWIDKVDEFFGKYLVAPVATFAFYPVPYYDFYAGEWRPYIDPATADLPQDQQVLIGTKLPVVVVWLVVGAIFFTIRMGFINIRGFWHAVRVVKGDYDDPNDVGEVSHFQALSSALSATVGLGNIGGVAIAVGTGGPGALVWMLVAGVLGMSSKFVECTLAQSYRHVDPDGQVSGGPMRYLADGLREKGLGVLGKCLAVMFSIFCIMASFGGGCAYQVDQSLGAIKTKFTWLDGNEPVYGLVMAAVVGVVIIGGIRRIAATAEKIVPLMCGIYILVALYILSTNFERIPWAIEEIFRTAFQPDAAKGGILGVIVIGFKRAAFSNEAGTGSAAIAHAAAKTKEPIREGAVASLGPFIDTVVVCMMTGLVIVITQVYDAAKYPELQEYVVGDNGAALTSAALQSQVSWFPYLLAVAVVLFAYSTMISWSYYGERCATTLFGRRASLPYKIVFLVFVFLGSIVSAKNVLEFSDLMILTMAFPNVLGVALLSGKVRKDLNNYWRRYKAGEFKRHK, encoded by the coding sequence ATGCGCAAAACCTTTTCCTGCGTCATCGTGGCCCTCGTCGCGGCAACGTTTTTCGCCTTCCCCCCACCCTCCTCCGCTCAAGAGACCCCCTCACCATCGCCTAGCGAATCGGCCGCTGAGGCCAATGAAGCGACCGAAACATCCCCAGCTGAACCTAAAACGTGGATCGACAAGGTCGACGAGTTTTTTGGGAAGTACCTCGTGGCGCCGGTCGCGACCTTCGCGTTTTACCCCGTGCCCTATTACGACTTTTACGCCGGGGAATGGCGGCCCTATATTGATCCGGCCACAGCCGACCTGCCCCAGGACCAACAGGTACTGATCGGCACCAAATTGCCGGTGGTCGTAGTGTGGCTCGTCGTCGGGGCGATCTTTTTTACGATACGTATGGGCTTTATCAACATCCGCGGCTTCTGGCATGCGGTGCGGGTGGTGAAGGGGGACTACGACGATCCCAACGACGTGGGCGAGGTCTCGCACTTTCAGGCGCTCTCCTCCGCACTGTCAGCGACCGTTGGTTTGGGAAACATTGGTGGCGTGGCAATTGCCGTCGGCACCGGCGGACCGGGTGCTTTGGTCTGGATGCTTGTCGCCGGCGTGCTGGGGATGAGTAGCAAATTTGTGGAGTGCACGCTGGCCCAATCGTACCGGCACGTCGATCCGGACGGGCAGGTTTCCGGCGGTCCGATGCGGTATTTGGCCGATGGTTTGCGAGAAAAAGGGCTGGGAGTCCTCGGCAAATGCCTGGCAGTCATGTTTTCGATCTTCTGTATAATGGCCTCATTCGGCGGCGGCTGCGCGTATCAGGTGGACCAGTCGTTGGGCGCGATTAAAACGAAGTTCACTTGGCTTGATGGAAACGAACCCGTATACGGTTTGGTCATGGCTGCGGTGGTCGGTGTCGTGATTATTGGCGGCATTCGCCGGATTGCCGCGACGGCCGAAAAAATTGTCCCGCTGATGTGCGGAATTTATATTCTGGTCGCGCTCTACATTCTGTCCACCAACTTCGAACGTATCCCTTGGGCGATCGAAGAGATCTTCCGCACGGCCTTTCAACCCGACGCCGCTAAGGGCGGCATCCTGGGCGTGATCGTCATCGGCTTTAAGCGGGCTGCGTTTTCCAATGAAGCAGGGACCGGTTCGGCCGCCATTGCCCATGCTGCCGCAAAAACCAAAGAACCGATTCGTGAAGGAGCGGTGGCATCACTGGGGCCGTTTATTGATACGGTTGTGGTCTGTATGATGACCGGATTGGTGATCGTCATCACGCAAGTCTATGATGCGGCGAAGTATCCGGAATTGCAAGAATACGTAGTCGGCGATAATGGAGCGGCGCTGACTTCCGCAGCGTTGCAATCACAGGTCTCTTGGTTCCCCTATCTGCTGGCGGTGGCGGTCGTTCTGTTCGCATATTCGACAATGATCAGCTGGTCTTATTACGGCGAACGCTGCGCAACGACGTTGTTTGGTCGCAGGGCGTCTCTGCCTTATAAAATTGTGTTTTTGGTATTTGTATTTCTTGGGTCCATTGTGTCGGCCAAGAATGTATTGGAATTTAGCGACCTGATGATCCTCACGATGGCCTTCCCCAATGTGTTGGGCGTGGCACTGCTCAGCGGCAAGGTCCGTAAGGATCTCAACAACTATTGGCGGCGCTACAAGGCGGGCGAGTTTAAGAGACACAAATAG
- a CDS encoding universal stress protein has product MSWLPKRKVVIPVDFSETSLEAISTAVEMAASPSDVHAVHVLIPLEGLSPGVIWGEVNDESREKAVRKTFATYAHEHGLDGVQFDVKFGDPGFLITEFAADLAADLIVISSHGYGGFKRLVLGSVAERVIRHAHCPVLVLRRSDAE; this is encoded by the coding sequence ATGTCATGGCTCCCCAAACGTAAGGTCGTGATCCCGGTCGATTTTTCTGAGACGTCTCTAGAGGCGATTTCCACTGCCGTAGAAATGGCCGCCAGTCCCAGCGATGTGCATGCTGTGCATGTGCTGATTCCGCTGGAAGGGCTTTCTCCCGGTGTGATCTGGGGCGAAGTCAACGACGAGTCACGGGAAAAAGCTGTGCGGAAGACGTTCGCCACCTATGCCCACGAACATGGATTGGATGGCGTCCAATTCGACGTAAAATTTGGTGATCCCGGTTTCCTGATCACCGAGTTTGCCGCGGATCTTGCAGCAGACTTGATCGTGATTTCGTCACATGGCTATGGTGGATTCAAACGGTTAGTATTGGGGTCGGTTGCCGAACGGGTCATTCGCCACGCACATTGTCCCGTACTGGTTTTACGCCGCAGCGACGCCGAGTGA
- a CDS encoding DUF971 domain-containing protein: MSSELMPLNLSSQDGNLIIVWNDGVRMEYAASLLRNSCPCATCRAKRDEPAPDPLGLPVLSIEEAAPTKVAGMKPLGNYAYNIAFSDGHATGIYSLELLRELGTATVE; encoded by the coding sequence ATGTCCAGCGAATTGATGCCCCTGAATCTAAGCAGCCAAGACGGCAATCTGATCATTGTCTGGAACGACGGTGTCCGGATGGAGTACGCGGCGTCGCTCTTGCGTAACAGTTGCCCCTGCGCGACATGCCGCGCAAAGCGGGACGAACCTGCCCCGGACCCGCTGGGTCTGCCCGTGCTATCGATTGAAGAAGCAGCGCCGACAAAGGTGGCGGGCATGAAACCGTTGGGCAACTATGCGTACAACATCGCCTTTAGCGATGGACACGCAACGGGTATCTATTCGCTGGAGCTGCTGCGGGAATTGGGGACCGCCACGGTGGAATAA
- a CDS encoding 3-keto-disaccharide hydrolase has product MKSHFGLPQPVQRIASLRQPAGRLRAEVFFVTLLGVLLTGLMVAAQEEQPAKAATTKEEPAKKEPVKEESDKEQPAKPGDGQPPSLLDSPKFFEAWEHYSAEEGTKLEDVWRIVQEKVTVERNGQTVEKIDNVLLCTGKPFGYLRSKEIYEDCQFGLEWRFPKDENGNSGILVYGVGKDEIWPKSIQIQFHRPKVGSVFPMKDATCDPQLPGKMLEKPASEWNTCVVTCRGDTISLEINGQDFGVVKGCMPTKGFIALQSEGAEVRFRNFWKRPLK; this is encoded by the coding sequence ATGAAATCGCATTTCGGACTTCCTCAACCCGTACAGAGAATTGCAAGCCTGCGCCAGCCTGCTGGGCGGTTGCGGGCCGAGGTATTCTTTGTGACGCTGTTGGGCGTTTTGCTAACCGGGTTGATGGTTGCAGCGCAAGAAGAGCAACCGGCTAAGGCCGCGACAACTAAAGAAGAACCGGCTAAAAAAGAACCAGTTAAAGAGGAGTCCGACAAAGAACAACCGGCCAAACCTGGTGACGGTCAACCGCCGAGCCTGCTCGATTCGCCCAAGTTCTTCGAAGCCTGGGAACACTACTCCGCCGAAGAGGGAACCAAACTGGAAGACGTGTGGAGGATTGTCCAGGAAAAGGTCACGGTGGAGAGGAACGGACAGACGGTCGAAAAAATTGATAACGTTTTGCTCTGCACCGGAAAGCCGTTCGGATATTTACGCTCTAAGGAAATCTACGAGGATTGCCAGTTTGGATTGGAATGGCGGTTTCCCAAGGATGAAAACGGCAATAGCGGCATCTTGGTGTATGGTGTTGGCAAAGACGAGATCTGGCCCAAGTCGATTCAGATTCAATTTCACCGGCCCAAAGTCGGCAGCGTGTTTCCGATGAAGGACGCGACGTGCGACCCGCAACTTCCCGGTAAGATGTTGGAGAAACCGGCCAGTGAGTGGAACACTTGTGTCGTCACCTGCCGTGGCGACACGATCTCTTTAGAAATCAACGGCCAGGATTTTGGCGTCGTAAAAGGCTGCATGCCAACCAAAGGCTTTATCGCTCTGCAAAGCGAAGGGGCGGAAGTCCGCTTCCGCAATTTTTGGAAACGCCCGCTGAAGTAG
- a CDS encoding thioredoxin family protein: MVMTPSQMMPLETAAPEFSLPDTDGNTVSSADFSGKPLLVAFICNHCPFVIHVRECLAKLGSEYQGKGVAMVGISSNDVSTHPGDSPQKMRDEKDSAGYTFPYLYDESQEVAKAYSAACTPDFFLFDADHKLVYRGQLDDSRPDSGIPVTGEDLRGALDALLAGEAIPGEQKPSIGCNIKWKTGNEPSYFPA; the protein is encoded by the coding sequence ATGGTAATGACCCCGTCACAGATGATGCCGTTAGAGACTGCTGCTCCTGAGTTTTCACTTCCCGACACGGATGGAAACACTGTGTCATCGGCAGACTTCTCCGGCAAGCCGTTGTTGGTTGCGTTCATCTGCAACCATTGCCCGTTTGTGATTCACGTGCGGGAGTGTTTGGCGAAGTTGGGTAGCGAATATCAAGGCAAAGGTGTCGCTATGGTGGGGATCAGTTCCAATGATGTCTCAACGCATCCTGGAGATAGCCCCCAAAAAATGCGTGACGAAAAGGACAGTGCAGGGTATACGTTCCCCTATCTTTATGACGAATCCCAAGAGGTCGCCAAGGCCTACAGCGCCGCCTGCACGCCTGATTTCTTCTTGTTCGATGCCGATCACAAACTGGTCTATCGAGGGCAATTAGACGACAGTCGGCCCGATAGCGGGATCCCTGTCACCGGCGAAGACTTGCGTGGAGCGCTCGATGCCCTACTGGCTGGCGAAGCGATTCCTGGCGAGCAAAAACCAAGCATTGGCTGCAATATTAAGTGGAAAACGGGCAACGAACCGTCGTACTTTCCCGCCTAA
- the coaD gene encoding pantetheine-phosphate adenylyltransferase has product MNSSPQPRNAVYAGSFDPVTLGHVDIIKRGARIFHHVYVGIGVNPEKQTLFSIEERLALIKQSVSDYENITVEAFEGLTVNFAAQHQAVVMLRGVRTLSDMEAEFTMSLANRTLAPEIETMFLMASENYSHVSSSLIKQIAKMGAEPNMESLRKFVPEPVVAPLLAKFGQSVPKS; this is encoded by the coding sequence ATGAATTCGTCGCCACAACCGCGCAATGCAGTTTATGCAGGCAGTTTTGATCCGGTGACCTTGGGGCATGTCGACATCATTAAGCGCGGGGCGCGGATCTTTCATCATGTGTACGTCGGGATTGGCGTCAATCCTGAGAAACAGACCCTCTTTTCGATCGAAGAACGTTTGGCGCTGATCAAGCAGTCGGTCTCCGATTACGAGAACATCACCGTCGAAGCTTTTGAGGGGTTAACCGTGAACTTCGCCGCGCAGCACCAGGCCGTGGTGATGCTTCGCGGCGTGCGGACGCTTTCAGATATGGAGGCGGAGTTCACCATGTCGTTGGCGAATCGCACGTTGGCTCCAGAGATTGAGACGATGTTTTTAATGGCGAGTGAGAATTACTCGCATGTCTCTAGTTCCCTGATCAAGCAAATTGCCAAAATGGGAGCCGAGCCAAATATGGAGAGCTTGCGCAAGTTCGTCCCCGAACCTGTCGTCGCCCCGTTATTGGCGAAATTTGGGCAATCGGTCCCGAAGAGTTGA
- a CDS encoding Hsp20/alpha crystallin family protein, translating to MPVFQWRQSWDQFRDLEREMDRLLESIKLPFHNLRQQHQFPAVNFYELDDKYLLVAEMPGIVAQDVELTVAGGVLTLAGNRTAPPDVSDDAFRRRERPHGAWQRSLSIPERVHEDKVTAEFSEGVLSVHLPKADDVKPRQIPVATS from the coding sequence ATGCCTGTTTTTCAGTGGCGTCAGAGTTGGGATCAATTTCGCGACTTAGAGCGCGAAATGGACCGGCTGTTGGAAAGCATCAAACTACCGTTCCACAATCTGCGGCAGCAACACCAGTTCCCAGCGGTGAACTTCTACGAGTTGGATGATAAATATCTGTTGGTTGCCGAAATGCCGGGGATCGTTGCACAGGATGTGGAACTGACGGTTGCCGGTGGGGTGCTGACGCTGGCTGGAAATCGGACCGCACCGCCGGACGTTTCCGACGACGCGTTTCGCCGCCGTGAGCGTCCGCATGGAGCGTGGCAACGTTCGTTGTCGATTCCGGAGCGCGTTCACGAAGATAAGGTGACAGCCGAATTCAGCGAAGGTGTGCTCTCGGTGCATTTGCCCAAGGCGGACGACGTCAAACCCCGGCAGATTCCCGTAGCAACCAGTTAA
- a CDS encoding Hsp20/alpha crystallin family protein, which produces MSQEIRKTSEEQNEQQPTAGDTAPPSRAVVTAPIDIYETEEGLVLMADLPGVTTDTLELQVQDNKLTIFGRVTPVAPAGARLLHREYEQGDFLRSFILSDEVDYDGITAKLNNGVLEVNLPRMPRAEPRRIQVDGD; this is translated from the coding sequence ATGTCTCAAGAAATTCGCAAAACCAGCGAAGAACAAAATGAACAGCAGCCAACTGCCGGCGACACGGCGCCCCCATCACGCGCCGTCGTCACGGCTCCGATTGATATCTACGAAACTGAAGAGGGTTTGGTTTTGATGGCCGACTTACCCGGCGTCACCACCGACACTTTGGAACTGCAGGTTCAGGACAATAAGCTGACCATTTTTGGGCGTGTTACTCCGGTCGCCCCTGCGGGAGCACGCTTGCTACATCGCGAATATGAACAAGGTGACTTTTTGCGCTCATTTATCCTGAGCGACGAAGTCGACTATGATGGCATTACCGCCAAGTTGAACAACGGCGTATTGGAAGTCAATTTGCCTCGCATGCCCCGCGCGGAGCCGCGACGGATACAGGTGGACGGCGACTGA
- a CDS encoding Hsp20/alpha crystallin family protein, with amino-acid sequence MSSTSTDPFEPRQTGEKVRQELEKLVETVWSGSERALGALGLSGLTGHEMHPRLDITETETAVEVVADIPGIDPENVNISLAGNMLTLSGTHPLRAPSEHSVVHRQERSAGEFSRSVPLPCPVNADDVSATAKNGVLEITLKKPEAEQVHQIQIHVKSHETDPVGNTEPS; translated from the coding sequence ATGTCGAGCACATCCACGGATCCCTTCGAGCCGCGACAAACCGGTGAAAAAGTTCGCCAAGAATTAGAAAAGTTGGTCGAAACGGTCTGGTCCGGCAGCGAGCGCGCGTTGGGAGCACTGGGCTTGAGCGGATTGACTGGGCATGAAATGCATCCGCGTTTGGACATTACCGAAACCGAAACCGCGGTAGAAGTTGTCGCCGACATCCCCGGCATCGATCCAGAGAACGTCAATATCTCTCTCGCCGGCAACATGTTGACACTTTCTGGAACCCATCCGTTGCGGGCCCCTTCAGAACATAGCGTCGTCCACCGCCAAGAACGTTCGGCCGGCGAGTTTTCGCGTTCCGTTCCGCTCCCCTGCCCGGTCAATGCCGACGACGTCAGCGCCACGGCCAAGAACGGAGTCTTAGAGATCACCCTCAAGAAACCTGAGGCCGAGCAGGTCCACCAGATTCAAATCCATGTGAAGTCCCACGAAACAGACCCCGTCGGCAATACAGAACCCAGCTGA
- a CDS encoding SgcJ/EcaC family oxidoreductase, with amino-acid sequence MNQDEQAIRRWFDDWMQATKEGDLELARNLIADDAIFLVPGSGQMDKESFAAAATATDPNTEFELDCSIQEIQVFDDHACLLTTISLEMTDKSTNSRSLMKGDSLSVLKRHGDGWVVIRDANTMVPVDEDQ; translated from the coding sequence ATGAATCAGGATGAACAAGCCATCCGCCGTTGGTTCGACGATTGGATGCAGGCCACAAAAGAAGGTGACCTCGAACTCGCGAGGAATTTAATCGCGGACGATGCAATTTTCCTCGTGCCGGGATCGGGCCAAATGGACAAGGAGAGTTTTGCCGCTGCTGCGACTGCTACTGACCCTAACACTGAATTTGAACTGGATTGCTCAATTCAGGAAATCCAAGTATTTGACGATCATGCTTGCCTGTTGACTACGATTTCTCTCGAAATGACAGATAAAAGCACAAACTCACGATCTTTGATGAAGGGCGATTCACTTTCCGTCCTGAAAAGACATGGCGATGGTTGGGTAGTCATTCGGGACGCAAACACAATGGTTCCGGTTGATGAGGACCAATGA
- a CDS encoding universal stress protein, protein MTQVQSILVGIDLSKADRLVAADISSSNRHAIDKALWLAEHTGAKLTFLSALELSAHTQHLIQQDPRNFSDVDDAALGVLNEFVEQAEQQGIKADCRLAYGAAWHEIITEVLARPYDIVIIGTRNLSSVKRMLMGSTAMKLLRYCPCPVWVTKAESETDTKSILVATDLTAVGERSVQIGVDLAKAEEAALHVVHAVEYPLERPLRLSQTPPEEIQKYREDVRTKAEETLKQQLENDGVESLAKPPQVHLSDDVPESAIIDLIKSHNIDLVVMGTVARAGLTRFLVGNTAERILPELPCSVLAVKPADFVCPVTTE, encoded by the coding sequence ATGACCCAGGTTCAAAGTATTTTGGTCGGTATTGACCTTTCGAAAGCGGATCGACTTGTCGCCGCAGACATCAGCTCCTCCAACCGGCATGCAATCGATAAGGCCCTCTGGCTGGCCGAGCATACTGGAGCCAAGTTGACGTTTTTGTCCGCGCTGGAATTGTCGGCGCACACACAACATCTCATTCAACAAGACCCGCGTAATTTTTCCGACGTCGACGACGCCGCCTTAGGCGTGCTCAATGAATTCGTCGAGCAGGCAGAGCAACAGGGGATCAAGGCCGACTGCCGACTAGCGTACGGTGCAGCCTGGCATGAGATCATCACCGAAGTGCTCGCTCGTCCCTATGACATCGTCATCATTGGCACACGGAATCTGTCCAGCGTCAAGCGGATGTTGATGGGTAGCACCGCCATGAAGCTACTGCGCTATTGCCCCTGCCCGGTTTGGGTGACGAAAGCAGAATCGGAAACGGATACGAAATCGATTCTGGTTGCCACCGATTTGACTGCGGTGGGAGAACGCTCGGTCCAGATCGGTGTCGACTTGGCCAAAGCTGAGGAGGCAGCATTGCATGTTGTGCATGCGGTGGAATATCCGTTGGAACGCCCACTACGTCTTTCGCAAACCCCGCCCGAAGAAATCCAGAAGTATCGGGAAGATGTCCGCACCAAGGCAGAAGAGACGCTGAAACAGCAACTGGAAAACGACGGCGTTGAGAGTTTAGCAAAACCTCCGCAGGTCCATTTGTCCGACGACGTTCCCGAATCCGCGATCATCGATTTGATCAAATCGCACAATATCGATCTGGTTGTCATGGGGACGGTCGCCCGCGCTGGTTTGACGCGATTTCTCGTGGGCAATACCGCCGAGCGGATTCTGCCCGAACTCCCTTGCTCGGTTCTCGCCGTCAAGCCGGCTGATTTTGTCTGTCCCGTCACAACCGAGTAA
- the rph gene encoding ribonuclease PH: MTRNDGRTIDALRPISIKRGFTRSAPGSIYIQAGRTTILCTASIDDAQPPWMKDEVSGWVTAEYNMLPGSTSPRKRRERGKTDSRSTEIQRLIGRSLRAAVNMQALGPRTITVDCDVLEADGGTRTLGITGGWLAMADAVASIAGDLPDAGKVFRSSIAAVSVGVHEERVLLDLDYSEDSTAEVDLNVVMTGEGDFVEIQGTAEGRTFGRELLDQQLDVAAAGIAQLTAIQRETLGDAWPLAN; the protein is encoded by the coding sequence ATGACACGTAATGACGGCCGTACGATCGACGCGCTGCGTCCCATCTCCATCAAACGGGGTTTCACCCGCTCCGCACCCGGCAGCATCTATATCCAAGCTGGACGGACCACAATCCTGTGTACCGCGAGCATCGATGATGCTCAACCACCTTGGATGAAGGACGAAGTCTCGGGTTGGGTCACGGCCGAATACAATATGCTGCCCGGCAGCACGTCGCCCCGCAAACGGCGCGAACGCGGCAAAACCGACAGCCGTTCCACAGAAATCCAGCGGCTCATTGGACGCAGCCTCCGTGCAGCCGTCAACATGCAAGCTCTCGGACCGCGGACAATCACCGTCGATTGCGATGTCTTAGAGGCAGACGGCGGAACGCGGACGCTGGGAATCACCGGCGGCTGGTTGGCGATGGCTGACGCCGTTGCCAGCATCGCAGGCGACTTGCCCGATGCCGGGAAAGTCTTCCGCTCCAGCATTGCCGCCGTCAGTGTGGGCGTGCATGAGGAACGAGTGCTGTTGGATCTCGATTATTCCGAAGACAGCACGGCGGAGGTCGATTTGAATGTGGTCATGACCGGCGAGGGGGACTTCGTGGAAATTCAGGGGACCGCCGAAGGCCGCACGTTCGGTCGCGAATTGTTGGACCAGCAACTGGATGTTGCCGCCGCCGGCATCGCACAGTTGACCGCAATTCAACGCGAGACACTCGGCGACGCCTGGCCGCTGGCAAACTGA